The following coding sequences are from one Streptomyces sp. NBC_00536 window:
- a CDS encoding LCP family protein, translating into MKTNAASADSTSATSPDGADDSGSGSGSGSGTGPDSPRPPRSRGRRVLRIVLVLVAVLILAGAGAGWWAYSHLNGNIDSVDLDKAIGDNRPAKVVPGAQNVLVLGSDSRAGANGELDHGDVSGARSDTAMLVHLPEGRAKATAVSIPRDTLITRPECKDNDGKTLAPAKRVMFNSVYSVAGPACVVKTVEEMSGIRVDHFVEVDFAGFKDLVDALGGVTVTLDKPMSGKKGGLKLDAGTHRLNGTDSLKFVRTRYGYGDGSDLGRIGLQQQFMMALLSEIKNQDALGNPARLYKLADAGTKSLTTDSGLGSLTALADFAQSMKGVDPSTMETIMLPVDYDKVDRNRVVVAEPQAGTLWEALRNDRKIPADAKKSPATGG; encoded by the coding sequence ATGAAGACCAACGCCGCGTCAGCGGACAGTACGTCGGCCACTTCGCCGGACGGCGCGGACGACTCCGGTTCCGGTTCTGGTTCCGGTTCCGGTACGGGTCCCGACTCGCCCCGGCCGCCCCGCTCGCGCGGCCGCCGGGTCCTGCGGATCGTGCTGGTGCTGGTCGCGGTGCTGATCCTCGCGGGCGCGGGCGCCGGGTGGTGGGCGTACAGCCACCTGAACGGCAACATCGACAGCGTCGACCTCGACAAGGCCATCGGCGACAACCGGCCCGCGAAGGTGGTGCCCGGGGCGCAGAACGTCCTCGTGCTCGGTTCCGACTCGCGCGCCGGGGCCAACGGCGAACTCGACCACGGCGATGTCAGCGGGGCCCGTTCCGACACCGCCATGCTCGTGCACCTCCCCGAGGGCCGGGCGAAGGCCACCGCAGTGAGCATCCCCCGCGACACCCTGATCACCCGGCCCGAGTGCAAGGACAACGACGGCAAGACCCTGGCTCCGGCGAAGCGGGTCATGTTCAACTCCGTCTACTCCGTGGCCGGTCCGGCCTGCGTGGTCAAGACGGTGGAGGAGATGTCCGGGATCCGGGTGGACCACTTCGTGGAGGTGGACTTCGCCGGGTTCAAGGACCTGGTCGACGCCCTCGGCGGGGTCACCGTGACCCTGGACAAGCCCATGTCCGGGAAGAAGGGCGGGCTCAAGCTCGACGCCGGCACGCACCGCCTCAACGGCACCGACTCGCTGAAGTTCGTCCGTACCCGCTACGGCTACGGCGACGGCAGCGACCTCGGACGGATAGGCCTCCAGCAGCAGTTCATGATGGCGCTGCTCTCCGAGATCAAGAACCAGGACGCGCTGGGCAACCCGGCCCGGCTCTACAAGCTCGCGGACGCCGGGACCAAGTCGCTGACCACCGACTCCGGCCTCGGTTCGCTGACCGCCCTCGCCGACTTCGCGCAGAGCATGAAGGGCGTCGACCCGAGCACCATGGAGACCATCATGCTGCCGGTCGACTACGACAAGGTCGACCGCAACCGCGTGGTCGTCGCCGAGCCGCAGGCCGGGACGCTGTGGGAGGCCCTGCGCAACGACCGGAAGATCCCGGCCGACGCGAAGAAGTCCCCGGCCACCGGCGGCTGA
- a CDS encoding stealth family protein encodes MPGSATQAGAGKTSPAGAADGPTLLVGDAGDEAYADPRATPLTAREANRAAVAALLDTLGVPYFAVRGKSDHGTVIAVEEADRARVLEGLRRRLAGPAGHVSALAAEPLRAARPVPGHDGRVWERARTAAAVQVSWYRTDPGGHLLLGHEYGCAVEFWRREGDRLTAPRANRVTWSVAADGPVMLGAGRLFSRFVPVHTTLDEAPALATRPEFLVPLVEDVDFPVDAVYTWVDGGDPAWAARKAAARGEAYHAESASDARFLSRDELRYSLRSLHLFAPWIRNVHVVTDDQVPAWMRRDLPGFRIVSHREIFRNPADLPTFNSHAIESRLHHIPGLSEHFLYFNDDMFLGRPLTPHAFFTPVGTARYFLSQNRIPQGPVTDADTPVDAACKNNRALLLERFGRVITQPMEHIPYALRRSAMAEAEADFPREWARTSASRFRAMTDLSPTSSLALYYAALTGRAQPGSMAFTYLQLAVPDLARRLERLLGNRDQDSFCLNDAFSTPEDMAVQQELLSGFLNAYFPVPGPCEL; translated from the coding sequence ATGCCTGGTAGTGCGACACAGGCCGGGGCGGGGAAGACGAGTCCGGCCGGTGCGGCCGACGGCCCCACCCTGCTGGTGGGCGACGCGGGGGACGAGGCGTACGCCGACCCCCGCGCGACCCCGCTGACCGCCCGCGAGGCCAACCGCGCCGCCGTCGCCGCGCTCCTCGACACGCTCGGGGTGCCGTACTTCGCCGTCCGGGGCAAGTCCGACCACGGCACGGTCATCGCCGTGGAGGAGGCCGACCGGGCCCGGGTGCTCGAAGGCCTGCGCCGCCGCCTCGCCGGGCCCGCCGGGCACGTCAGCGCCCTGGCCGCCGAACCGCTGCGCGCCGCCCGGCCCGTCCCCGGGCACGACGGGCGGGTGTGGGAGCGCGCCCGTACGGCCGCCGCCGTCCAGGTCAGCTGGTACCGGACCGACCCCGGCGGCCATCTGCTCCTCGGGCACGAATACGGCTGCGCGGTCGAGTTCTGGCGCCGCGAGGGCGACCGGCTGACCGCCCCCCGCGCCAACCGCGTCACCTGGTCCGTGGCCGCCGACGGCCCCGTCATGCTGGGCGCCGGACGGCTGTTCAGCCGCTTCGTGCCCGTCCACACCACCCTGGACGAGGCGCCCGCGCTGGCGACCCGGCCCGAGTTCCTCGTCCCGCTGGTCGAGGACGTCGACTTCCCCGTGGACGCGGTCTACACCTGGGTGGACGGCGGCGACCCGGCCTGGGCGGCCCGCAAGGCCGCCGCCCGCGGTGAGGCCTACCACGCCGAATCGGCCAGCGACGCCCGCTTCCTCAGCCGCGACGAACTGCGCTACTCGCTGCGCTCGCTGCACCTGTTCGCGCCCTGGATCCGCAACGTCCACGTGGTCACCGACGACCAGGTGCCCGCCTGGATGCGGCGCGACCTGCCGGGCTTCCGCATCGTCAGCCACCGCGAGATCTTCCGGAACCCGGCCGACCTGCCGACCTTCAACTCGCACGCCATCGAGAGCAGGCTGCACCACATACCCGGGCTCTCGGAGCACTTCCTGTACTTCAACGACGACATGTTCCTGGGCCGGCCGCTGACCCCGCACGCCTTCTTCACCCCCGTCGGCACGGCCCGCTACTTCCTCTCCCAGAACCGCATCCCGCAGGGCCCGGTGACCGACGCCGACACCCCCGTCGACGCCGCCTGCAAGAACAACCGGGCGCTGCTGCTGGAGCGGTTCGGCCGGGTCATCACCCAGCCGATGGAGCACATCCCCTACGCCCTGCGCCGCAGCGCGATGGCGGAGGCCGAGGCGGACTTCCCGCGCGAGTGGGCCCGTACGTCCGCCAGCCGGTTCCGCGCGATGACCGACCTGTCGCCGACCTCGTCGCTGGCGCTGTACTACGCGGCGCTCACCGGCCGGGCCCAGCCCGGCTCCATGGCCTTCACCTACCTCCAGCTGGCCGTCCCGGACCTCGCGCGGCGCCTGGAGCGCCTGCTGGGGAACCGGGACCAGGACTCCTTCTGCCTCAACGACGCCTTCTCCACCCCGGAGGACATGGCGGTGCAGCAGGAACTCCTCAGCGGATTCCTGAACGCCTACTTCCCCGTCCCCGGCCCCTGCGAACTCTGA
- a CDS encoding sugar phosphotransferase — MQDSGSTSSASQVYQKLVPRPVRTVAMNTVPVPVRRTLKKRLDRALAQRESRLHQRALRRLRTTDFSNLPEGRAKAPDGRVGHVHSGLTADLARRTDLALVTAVLDRAKIPWFSVPALDDRRMCLAVAREHKGAVRRVLRALLERQTGYVVSVSPGKDDTARIPGSHVKAWKHFGASRVIRLVWLRTDPTGSLWVGENQGVEIEFWTTDTTRSAPRLVGPRPNRVQRVVPADDPQTVEIPHERLTGYADTDAGADPTRTRPGFDVPRVEEVTFPVDAAVLWCHDAHEEPWAGELLRATLRSLHQYAPWTDMVHVLALAPVPEWVHADDRLRIVPAGPDAERNLHAVPGLADRFLYFRPGALLGRPVRPFDYFTALGGTRPRRGPWSAREAAAPWTGWAYSFTQRAVTHGYAPGPQPYAREILEAVADGFGAHQPLTDGQYAPELEGTHPLDGVVHHAAHFSGHAEPSGEATIAVHAAVPGVTRWLDRLLVRRDAQQIQLCGLGSPDALAHGGTRSVLDFLRRYYPVPSPFERAAAQPEPHSDRHADAASAVPTGFDSASDLLADFGPTAPAAFDPTAFAPTAFDPAGFGSDPGPGSGFAIPAATAHGEAGSPS, encoded by the coding sequence ATGCAAGATTCCGGATCGACCAGTTCCGCCTCTCAGGTCTACCAGAAGCTGGTGCCCCGGCCCGTGCGGACCGTGGCCATGAACACCGTGCCCGTCCCGGTGCGCCGCACGCTCAAGAAGCGCCTGGACCGGGCGCTGGCCCAGCGCGAATCGCGGCTGCACCAGCGGGCCCTGCGGCGGCTGCGGACGACGGACTTCAGCAATCTGCCCGAGGGACGCGCCAAGGCGCCGGACGGCCGGGTCGGTCACGTCCACTCCGGCCTCACCGCCGACCTCGCCCGGCGCACCGACCTCGCGCTGGTCACCGCCGTGCTCGACCGGGCGAAGATCCCCTGGTTCAGCGTGCCCGCGCTGGACGACCGCCGGATGTGCCTGGCCGTCGCCCGTGAGCACAAGGGCGCCGTCCGCCGGGTGCTGCGCGCCCTGCTGGAACGGCAGACGGGCTACGTGGTCTCCGTTTCCCCGGGCAAGGACGACACCGCCAGGATCCCCGGCAGCCACGTCAAGGCCTGGAAGCACTTCGGTGCGTCCCGGGTGATCCGCCTGGTCTGGCTGCGCACGGATCCCACGGGCTCCCTGTGGGTCGGCGAGAACCAGGGCGTGGAGATCGAGTTCTGGACCACGGACACCACCCGGAGCGCCCCCCGCCTGGTCGGCCCGCGCCCCAACCGGGTGCAGCGGGTGGTCCCGGCCGACGATCCGCAGACCGTGGAGATCCCCCACGAGCGGCTCACCGGGTACGCCGACACCGACGCGGGCGCCGACCCGACGCGCACCCGGCCGGGCTTCGACGTCCCGCGCGTGGAAGAGGTCACCTTCCCCGTCGACGCGGCCGTGCTCTGGTGCCACGACGCGCACGAAGAGCCGTGGGCCGGGGAACTCCTGCGCGCCACCCTGCGGTCGCTGCACCAGTACGCGCCCTGGACCGACATGGTGCACGTGCTGGCGCTGGCGCCCGTACCGGAGTGGGTGCACGCCGACGACCGGCTGCGGATCGTGCCCGCCGGGCCGGACGCGGAACGGAACCTGCACGCGGTGCCCGGCCTCGCCGACCGGTTCCTGTACTTCCGCCCCGGCGCGCTGCTCGGCCGCCCCGTCCGGCCGTTCGACTACTTCACCGCGCTCGGCGGCACCCGGCCCCGGCGCGGGCCCTGGTCCGCCCGGGAGGCGGCGGCGCCCTGGACCGGCTGGGCCTACTCCTTCACCCAGCGCGCCGTGACCCACGGGTACGCGCCGGGCCCCCAGCCGTACGCGCGCGAGATACTGGAGGCCGTGGCCGACGGCTTCGGCGCCCACCAGCCACTCACCGACGGCCAGTACGCCCCGGAACTGGAGGGCACGCACCCGCTGGACGGGGTCGTCCACCACGCCGCGCACTTCTCCGGGCACGCCGAACCCTCGGGCGAGGCCACGATCGCGGTGCACGCGGCGGTGCCCGGCGTCACCCGCTGGCTCGACCGGCTCCTCGTACGCCGGGACGCGCAGCAGATCCAGCTGTGCGGGCTGGGCTCGCCCGACGCGCTGGCCCACGGCGGGACCCGGTCCGTCCTGGACTTCCTGCGCCGGTACTACCCGGTGCCCAGCCCCTTCGAACGGGCCGCGGCGCAGCCGGAGCCGCACTCGGACCGTCACGCCGACGCCGCCTCCGCCGTCCCCACCGGCTTCGACTCCGCGTCCGACCTGCTCGCCGACTTCGGGCCGACCGCCCCCGCGGCCTTCGACCCCACGGCCTTCGCACCCACGGCCTTCGACCCGGCGGGCTTCGGGTCCGATCCCGGCCCGGGGAGCGGCTTCGCGATCCCGGCGGCGACCGCGCACGGGGAGGCGGGCAGCCCTTCATGA
- a CDS encoding stealth family protein: MTTANPEASPAVALYRAVLPTRLRRGVARRIPSGLRAGVKRLLRRARFGSGPARALRARRARGRWPHLFQEGEGLAVLAAGSARIALVRATASPLGLREANLELVVTALEQAGVDHFAVRGLSDLRACFAVREEDRPAVIAALRECARRAPVYVAQGLAGAEDAPGGVPRAPGRAALGDSRRGRRITGSAEVLRVGMVWRDPGGSLTLGLEYGCDLEFWQPEDGRLVAPRANRVTSSVACDAPRITVPVNRLTAFASRHTRRTRHVRTVEAYAAALPEDIRFPVDVVYTWVDGDDPAWQRRRREQDGDGYHEESANPARYLNRDELRYSLRSLEQHAPWARRIFLVTDRQRPHWLDDAHPRITVVDHREIFDDPAALPTFNSHAIESRLHHIDGLAEHFLYFNDDMFLGRPVTPQDFFLSNGMTRVFLSPAQVPRSGVTLGDRPVNAAAKNNRRLIEEFFGTTLVQKIRHAPYPLRRSILAEMEETFAGPHRATTFSRLRSTTDISIPSSLYHYYAYLTGRAVPSDITFAYLPLDRPGIERRMNILLARRDRQAFCVNDTVSDGRDQERQAAMLQDFLAAYFPVPGPFERKESHGR; the protein is encoded by the coding sequence ATGACCACGGCCAACCCCGAAGCGTCCCCGGCGGTCGCCCTCTACCGGGCCGTGCTGCCCACCCGGCTGCGCCGCGGCGTGGCCCGGCGCATCCCGAGCGGGCTGCGCGCGGGGGTCAAACGGCTGCTGCGCCGCGCCCGGTTCGGCTCAGGACCGGCCCGCGCGCTGCGCGCCCGGCGGGCCCGCGGGCGCTGGCCGCACCTCTTCCAGGAGGGCGAGGGCCTCGCCGTACTGGCCGCGGGCAGCGCCCGGATCGCGCTGGTCCGGGCCACGGCCTCGCCGCTCGGGCTGCGCGAGGCCAACCTCGAACTGGTCGTCACCGCCCTGGAGCAGGCGGGCGTCGACCACTTCGCCGTGCGCGGGCTCAGTGACCTGCGGGCGTGCTTCGCCGTGCGCGAGGAGGACCGGCCCGCGGTGATCGCCGCCCTGCGGGAGTGTGCGCGCCGGGCCCCGGTGTACGTCGCCCAGGGCCTCGCCGGAGCCGAGGACGCGCCCGGCGGCGTACCGCGGGCCCCGGGCCGGGCCGCGCTCGGCGACTCCCGGCGCGGGCGCCGCATCACCGGATCGGCCGAGGTGCTGCGGGTCGGCATGGTCTGGCGGGACCCGGGCGGCTCGCTCACCCTCGGCCTCGAATACGGCTGCGACCTGGAGTTCTGGCAGCCGGAGGACGGCCGGCTGGTCGCGCCCCGGGCGAACCGGGTGACCAGCAGCGTGGCCTGCGACGCGCCCCGGATCACGGTTCCCGTGAACCGGCTCACCGCCTTCGCCTCCCGCCACACCCGGCGCACCCGTCACGTCCGTACCGTCGAGGCCTACGCCGCCGCGCTGCCCGAGGACATCCGCTTCCCCGTCGACGTCGTCTACACCTGGGTCGACGGCGACGACCCCGCCTGGCAGCGGCGCCGCCGCGAACAGGACGGCGACGGCTACCACGAGGAGTCCGCCAACCCCGCGCGCTACCTCAACCGCGACGAACTGCGCTACTCGCTGCGCTCGCTGGAGCAGCACGCGCCCTGGGCCCGCCGGATCTTCCTGGTCACCGACCGGCAGCGGCCGCACTGGCTGGACGACGCCCACCCCCGGATCACGGTGGTCGACCACCGGGAGATATTCGACGACCCCGCGGCCCTGCCCACCTTCAACTCCCATGCGATCGAGAGCCGCCTGCACCACATCGACGGCCTCGCGGAGCACTTCCTGTACTTCAACGACGACATGTTCCTCGGCCGGCCCGTCACCCCCCAGGACTTCTTCCTGTCGAACGGGATGACCCGGGTGTTCCTGTCACCGGCCCAGGTCCCGCGCTCCGGCGTCACCCTCGGGGACCGCCCGGTGAACGCGGCGGCCAAGAACAACCGCCGGCTCATCGAGGAGTTCTTCGGGACCACCCTCGTGCAGAAGATCCGGCACGCCCCCTACCCGCTGCGCCGCAGCATCCTGGCGGAGATGGAGGAGACCTTCGCCGGGCCGCACCGGGCCACCACCTTCAGCCGGCTGCGCAGCACGACCGACATCTCCATACCCTCGTCCCTCTACCACTACTACGCCTACCTGACGGGACGCGCGGTGCCCTCGGACATCACGTTCGCCTACCTCCCCCTGGACCGGCCCGGGATCGAGCGGCGGATGAACATCCTGCTGGCCCGGCGCGACCGGCAGGCCTTCTGCGTCAACGACACCGTCTCCGACGGCCGCGACCAGGAGCGCCAGGCCGCGATGCTCCAGGACTTCCTGGCGGCCTACTTCCCCGTACCCGGCCCCTTCGAGCGGAAGGAGTCCCACGGCCGATGA
- a CDS encoding glycosyltransferase family 4 protein has protein sequence MKISFLINNIYGIGGTNRTVINLAEALSADHEVEIVSVFRRTAAPPKFAISPQVTVRALVDLRPGRTGADRGHPDLAGPTTVVPRQEEFHEQYSALSDRRIIEELKGTGADVVVGTRPSLNLFVARHTRDGALRVAQEHMTHLAIPPAVRAEMARVYPRLDLVTTVTEADARSFREHTPVPGVPVHAVPNSVPRPVAPPSDGARKVIVSAGRMHHVKRYDLLIRAFARLAPEFPDWRLRIYGDGDEAGALRTLVNDLDLSGRILLMGGFSPIESEWAKGSIAAVTSSAESFGMTLVEAMRCGLPVVATDCPVGPREILRDGEDGLLVANGDVGAVAAGLARLMADGPLRAAMAAAALRNAERYDPAVIAARYTALFEEAAGRRAAARSGYRRPTAARLGRPPGDSAPPDSPKSAVCHAEAPDAGWLRLTCDGPAGARGRGGFLLRHRPSSGSRLPDLALDTERETLPTGAVRHTAVVPPAALDHLGDGRWRVMLATGKGDPVHLTAGIRDTRGLIDARARLLEAPGPGPVLWNLPYAQPNGALMLRTVHREAHAEASEVRVGEDGITVSGVLCGARTLEHGARFVLVRRGPYRSEVSLPVEVLGERSFRMELPLARLVEDRLARWEDWDWWLQPHPGSRRRVRVCHLFEDFPDVRGAYPYPAVPLSADDVSRFVVVHPSRPVRVRPYCSVSGAMAMNVVDR, from the coding sequence ATGAAGATCTCCTTCCTGATCAACAACATCTACGGCATCGGCGGCACGAACCGGACGGTGATCAACCTCGCCGAGGCCCTGTCCGCGGACCACGAGGTCGAGATCGTCTCGGTCTTCCGGCGCACCGCCGCGCCCCCCAAGTTCGCCATCTCCCCGCAGGTCACCGTCCGCGCCCTGGTCGACCTGCGGCCCGGCCGCACCGGCGCCGACCGGGGCCACCCGGACCTGGCCGGACCCACCACGGTCGTGCCCCGCCAGGAGGAGTTCCACGAGCAGTACAGCGCCCTGTCCGACCGGCGCATCATCGAGGAGCTGAAGGGGACCGGCGCCGACGTGGTCGTCGGCACCCGCCCCAGCCTGAACCTCTTCGTGGCCCGCCACACCCGCGACGGCGCGCTGCGGGTGGCCCAGGAGCACATGACGCACCTGGCCATCCCCCCGGCCGTGCGGGCGGAGATGGCCCGGGTCTATCCGCGCCTCGACCTCGTCACCACCGTCACCGAGGCCGACGCCCGCTCCTTCCGGGAGCACACCCCGGTGCCCGGGGTGCCCGTGCACGCCGTACCCAACAGCGTGCCGCGGCCCGTGGCCCCGCCCTCCGACGGCGCCCGCAAGGTCATCGTCAGCGCGGGCCGCATGCACCACGTCAAGCGCTACGACCTGCTGATCCGTGCCTTCGCCCGGCTCGCCCCCGAGTTCCCGGACTGGCGGCTGCGGATCTACGGCGACGGGGATGAGGCCGGCGCGCTGCGGACCCTCGTCAACGACCTGGACCTGTCCGGCCGGATCCTGCTGATGGGCGGCTTCTCACCGATCGAGTCGGAGTGGGCCAAGGGCTCGATCGCCGCGGTGACCTCCAGCGCCGAGTCCTTCGGGATGACCCTGGTCGAAGCCATGCGCTGCGGCCTGCCCGTGGTCGCCACCGACTGCCCGGTCGGCCCGCGCGAGATCCTGCGCGACGGCGAGGACGGCCTCCTCGTCGCCAACGGCGACGTCGGAGCCGTCGCCGCGGGCCTCGCCCGGCTGATGGCGGACGGCCCGCTGCGCGCCGCGATGGCCGCCGCCGCCCTGCGCAACGCCGAGCGCTACGACCCCGCCGTGATCGCCGCCCGGTACACCGCGCTGTTCGAGGAGGCCGCCGGGCGCCGCGCGGCCGCCCGCTCCGGGTACCGCAGGCCGACCGCCGCCCGCCTGGGCCGCCCGCCGGGCGACAGCGCTCCGCCCGACTCCCCGAAGAGCGCCGTGTGCCACGCCGAGGCACCCGACGCGGGCTGGCTGCGCCTGACCTGCGACGGCCCCGCCGGAGCCCGCGGCCGCGGTGGGTTCCTGCTGCGGCACCGGCCCTCCAGCGGCTCCCGGCTGCCCGACCTGGCGCTGGACACCGAGCGCGAGACGCTGCCCACCGGGGCCGTCCGGCACACCGCCGTCGTGCCCCCGGCCGCCCTCGACCACCTGGGCGACGGCCGCTGGCGGGTCATGCTCGCCACCGGCAAGGGGGACCCCGTCCACCTCACGGCGGGGATCCGCGACACCCGCGGGCTCATCGACGCCCGCGCCCGCCTCCTCGAAGCCCCGGGCCCCGGCCCGGTCCTGTGGAACCTGCCCTACGCGCAGCCGAACGGCGCCCTGATGCTCCGTACCGTGCACCGCGAGGCGCACGCCGAAGCGAGCGAGGTGCGTGTCGGCGAGGACGGGATCACCGTCTCCGGGGTGCTGTGCGGGGCGCGGACCCTGGAGCACGGCGCCCGCTTCGTGCTCGTCCGGCGCGGCCCGTACCGCAGCGAGGTGTCCCTGCCGGTGGAGGTGCTCGGCGAGCGCTCCTTCCGGATGGAACTGCCCCTGGCCCGGCTGGTGGAGGACCGCCTCGCCCGCTGGGAGGACTGGGACTGGTGGCTCCAGCCGCACCCCGGGAGCAGGCGCCGGGTGCGCGTCTGCCACCTCTTCGAGGACTTCCCCGACGTCCGGGGCGCCTACCCGTACCCCGCCGTTCCGCTCTCCGCCGACGACGTGTCCCGTTTCGTCGTCGTGCACCCGTCCCGGCCGGTCCGAGTCCGGCCCTACTGCTCCGTCTCCGGAGCCATGGCTATGAACGTGGTGGACCGATGA
- a CDS encoding PIG-L family deacetylase, protein MNRNRSILHVVAHQDDDLYFMNPDLVRSLQDGDPVATVVLTAGEGDGINADTNDPERAALPTDYTGYSTARGCGLRSAYARMATGDRDSPWAREITELVPGFAVERFTLLAHPAVRMYFCQLHMGVPTPSGVRTRMFELWNGVHPTQATVPVHGSALSEVQQISREMVIAGLAALLAEIRPTTVRTLDPDPEHDGGKSEFVTSDHVDHATTAEFAIAALTRYRESAEHAPAVEFYRAYANRFWGPNLDRMELAEKADYLATYMGLDATHCPQGTCQACGDRQLGPNPYRSTHMRSTAYRYSPATDWLRLGPGGRLNAFTVLAGRLVFFTETGPASGRWQGPFPLGDGWLAPTTALAGIPGGPAHVVAQRRRTAEGGAVAIDLVYTTQNADGGGFSGWQSLESPEWVHPDGRRQRELGVPMAAVDGAGLLYVFARNFDQGISLRRQNAQGGWEPWVSLGGSFLQDAGTAITTEFGTVELYVPGKSSVVRWFQKEPGAPFTRDDSLVTGPVATGGITAVNSGGGRTCLYYREAGTQQVMAYRQHDTGRWPGSGAGVGGHGGTGAVAALWAPQRGAREAHLAHRSARGRLTVSLPDREKDVSGARWRESGEMFTQAPALAYDAAGAVVVAVVGTDGRLRVRRQLAPETGSPLGPAVTA, encoded by the coding sequence ATGAACCGAAACCGATCGATCCTGCACGTCGTCGCCCACCAGGACGACGACCTGTACTTCATGAACCCGGACCTGGTCCGCTCGCTCCAGGACGGCGACCCGGTCGCCACGGTCGTCCTGACCGCGGGCGAGGGCGACGGCATCAACGCCGACACCAACGACCCCGAACGGGCCGCGCTGCCCACGGACTACACCGGCTACAGCACGGCCCGCGGCTGCGGCCTGCGCTCCGCCTACGCGCGGATGGCCACCGGCGACCGCGACAGCCCCTGGGCCCGCGAGATCACCGAACTCGTCCCCGGTTTCGCGGTGGAGCGCTTCACCCTCCTCGCGCACCCCGCCGTACGGATGTACTTCTGCCAGCTGCACATGGGCGTGCCCACGCCCTCCGGTGTCCGCACCCGGATGTTCGAGCTGTGGAACGGCGTCCACCCCACCCAGGCGACCGTGCCGGTCCACGGCTCCGCGCTGAGCGAAGTGCAGCAGATCTCCCGCGAGATGGTCATCGCGGGCCTCGCCGCGCTGCTCGCCGAGATCCGGCCCACCACCGTCCGCACGCTGGACCCCGATCCGGAACACGACGGCGGCAAGAGCGAGTTCGTCACCTCCGACCACGTCGACCACGCCACCACCGCCGAGTTCGCCATCGCGGCCCTCACCCGCTACCGGGAGAGCGCGGAGCACGCCCCCGCCGTCGAGTTCTACCGCGCCTACGCCAACCGCTTCTGGGGCCCGAACCTGGACCGGATGGAACTCGCCGAGAAGGCCGACTACCTGGCCACCTACATGGGCCTGGACGCCACCCACTGCCCGCAGGGCACCTGCCAGGCCTGCGGCGACCGCCAGCTCGGCCCCAACCCGTACCGCAGCACCCACATGCGCAGCACCGCCTACCGCTATTCGCCCGCCACCGACTGGCTCCGGCTGGGACCCGGCGGCCGCCTGAACGCCTTCACCGTCCTCGCGGGCCGCCTGGTGTTCTTCACCGAGACCGGTCCCGCGAGCGGCCGGTGGCAGGGCCCCTTCCCGCTCGGCGACGGCTGGCTCGCGCCCACCACGGCGCTGGCGGGGATCCCCGGCGGACCGGCGCACGTGGTGGCGCAGCGCCGCCGCACGGCCGAGGGCGGGGCGGTCGCCATCGACCTCGTGTACACCACGCAGAACGCGGACGGCGGCGGGTTCAGCGGCTGGCAGTCGCTGGAGTCCCCGGAGTGGGTCCACCCCGACGGCCGCCGCCAGCGCGAACTCGGCGTCCCGATGGCCGCGGTGGACGGCGCGGGCCTGCTGTACGTCTTCGCCCGCAACTTCGACCAGGGCATCTCCCTGCGCCGCCAGAACGCCCAGGGCGGCTGGGAGCCCTGGGTGAGCCTCGGCGGCAGCTTCCTGCAGGACGCGGGCACCGCGATCACCACCGAGTTCGGCACCGTCGAGCTGTACGTACCGGGCAAGAGCTCCGTGGTCCGCTGGTTCCAGAAGGAGCCGGGCGCGCCCTTCACCCGCGACGACTCCCTGGTGACCGGGCCCGTGGCCACCGGCGGGATCACCGCCGTGAACTCCGGCGGTGGACGCACCTGCCTCTACTACCGCGAGGCGGGCACCCAGCAGGTCATGGCCTACCGCCAGCACGACACCGGCCGCTGGCCCGGCTCGGGCGCGGGCGTCGGCGGGCACGGCGGTACGGGCGCGGTCGCCGCGCTGTGGGCCCCGCAGCGCGGTGCCCGCGAGGCGCACCTGGCCCACCGCAGCGCGCGCGGCCGGCTCACCGTCTCGCTGCCCGACCGGGAGAAGGACGTCTCCGGCGCCCGCTGGCGGGAGAGCGGCGAGATGTTCACACAGGCCCCCGCGCTCGCCTACGACGCCGCGGGCGCCGTGGTCGTCGCGGTCGTCGGGACCGACGGCAGGCTCCGGGTCCGCCGTCAGCTCGCCCCGGAGACGGGCAGCCCGCTGGGGCCCGCCGTGACGGCGTGA